A genomic window from Vigna radiata var. radiata cultivar VC1973A chromosome 2, Vradiata_ver6, whole genome shotgun sequence includes:
- the LOC106754016 gene encoding organelle RRM domain-containing protein 2, mitochondrial isoform X1 yields the protein MATRAAVAAPRVLRRFFCSNSASSTFPFIPTPPTGAVPTPARPTAEPNTNLFVSGLSKRTTTEKLREEFSKFGEVVHARVVADRVSGYSKGFGFVQYATIEEAAKGIEGMDGKFLDGWVIFAEYARPRPPPGHQNNNSPPFGRQ from the exons ATGGCGACGAGAGCAGCAGTGGCGGCGCCACGCGTTTTGCGACGCTTTTTCTGCTCAAACTCTGCTTCTTCTACTTTCCCTTTCATTCCTACGCCGCCTACGGGCGCTGTCCCCACTCCCGCACGACCCACGGCGGAGCCCAACACCAATCTCTTTGTCTCTG GGCTTAGCAAACGGACTACAACAGAAAAGCTTCGGGAAGAATTTTCAAAGTTTGGTGAAGTCGTTCATG CAAGGGTGGTAGCTGATCGAGTCTCAGGCTACTCTAAGGGGTTTGGTTTTGTGCAATATGCAACAATAGAAGAGGCTGCAAAGGGCATTGAAGGAATGGATGGCAAG TTTTTGGACGGTTGGGTTATATTTGCAGAGTATGCTAGACCAAGACCACCTCCAGGACATCAAAATAACAACAGTCCTCCGTTTGGCCGGCAGTGA
- the LOC106754016 gene encoding organelle RRM domain-containing protein 2, mitochondrial isoform X2, whose product MATRAAVAAPRVLRRFFCSNSASSTFPFIPTPPTGAVPTPARPTAEPNTNLFVSGLSKRTTTEKLREEFSKFGEVVHARVVADRVSGYSKGFGFVQYATIEEAAKGIEGMDGKDGLLFCN is encoded by the exons ATGGCGACGAGAGCAGCAGTGGCGGCGCCACGCGTTTTGCGACGCTTTTTCTGCTCAAACTCTGCTTCTTCTACTTTCCCTTTCATTCCTACGCCGCCTACGGGCGCTGTCCCCACTCCCGCACGACCCACGGCGGAGCCCAACACCAATCTCTTTGTCTCTG GGCTTAGCAAACGGACTACAACAGAAAAGCTTCGGGAAGAATTTTCAAAGTTTGGTGAAGTCGTTCATG CAAGGGTGGTAGCTGATCGAGTCTCAGGCTACTCTAAGGGGTTTGGTTTTGTGCAATATGCAACAATAGAAGAGGCTGCAAAGGGCATTGAAGGAATGGATGGCAAG GATGGATTGTTGTTTTGTAACTAG